Genomic segment of Pseudomonadota bacterium:
CTGTTGACGTGCGGGCGATCCGCCGTCGGCAGCATTTGTCGCAGCGGGCCTTCGCGCTGAAATACGGATTCTCCCCACGAACGGTGCAGGAATGGGAACAGGGCCGAGCCAAGCCGGATCGTCCGGCCCGCCTGCTCCTGGCGATGATCGAACGAGCACCGGAGACTGTGGAGCGCGTGTTGCGGCGGCTGTAGCGTCGCGGCAAAAGCCGCCGGTCCGTTGGCTAATAATTTGCGCAGCCAGAATTAACCTGGCAATCTGAACCAATGGTTCTTAGTGAGCGGGCAAGACTCTATTTTGGGTGACGAAAAGCGCCGCAGCAGGACACTTCATTGCCGCAATGGCAACATTTTATTTCTTAATTCAGGGACATGAGAACAGGAAGCAGCCGAATAAAAGATTTATGCATAATAAAATTTCACTATTCGCATTTAGTTGACGCATCGAATCGCAAGCGCCATCTTGGTTTCGTTGACACGCATGAGTGGACTGGGCCTCAGCTTGAGGTTCGGAAAACCGTCGAAGCCTGAAGTTGGTTGCTTGCGACCACCGAGGGCGTGTTCTTACTGGCTAGATCGTGAACTCCGCCCGGCCGGGCGCCTTCACGATGGTTGGTAGTGATCCGTAGGTGCGAGGGACAAGCG
This window contains:
- a CDS encoding helix-turn-helix domain-containing protein is translated as MPIVRKSLVELKKSKPKIDRARVKATSEAEIRRQASDDGHPVLTARELKRARLVEPPHSVDVRAIRRRQHLSQRAFALKYGFSPRTVQEWEQGRAKPDRPARLLLAMIERAPETVERVLRRL